A single Scleropages formosus chromosome 4, fSclFor1.1, whole genome shotgun sequence DNA region contains:
- the LOC108932786 gene encoding early growth response protein 2b-like, producing the protein MSARRGEKTRVQVPVGDSLNTPADNAFMHRIDTKSPASLCAPTTNSDLGASIDDFVNPATDDQGSYSHTLAQPTASRHEPFTYMGKFSFDSQCAEPNWNPEGLINIFNVGFLAMGKVSTSTASSLSPNVFSSTQNPTEVDQVYLPCARPPYSEVHQEPAVFLSSATCPLSHPAPSSSSSKPSSDTLEFPIKSDCAAHLRSPCQREFQTLSGSKQTQCQQESARVPPPLTPLNTIKNFTLGGPSAGGRRLSTVCSPQILPLRPILRPRKYPSRPSKTPVHERPFSCPAESCDRRFSRSDELTRHIRTHTGHKPFQCRICMRGFGRSDHLATHVRTHTGEKPFECEQCGRRFARSDERRRHTRVHLRRRDRFSTEPLLDVGGPQGLKP; encoded by the exons ATGTCAGCCAGACGTGGGGAGAAGACGCGGGTCCAAGTCCCCGTCGGTGATTCCTTGAACACTCCAGCCGACAACGCCTTCATGCATCGGATTGACACTAAATCTCCAGCTTCACTTTGCGCCCCGACTACTAATTCCGATTTAGGGGCTTCGATCG ACGATTTTGTGAATCCTGCCACAGATGATCAGGGCTCTTATTCGCACACCTTAGCGCAGCCCACGGCGTCTCGCCACGAGCCCTTCACCTACATGGGGAAATTCTCATTCGATTCTCAGTGTGCAGAACCGAACTGGAATCCGGAAGGACTCATTAACATATTCAACGTGGGGTTCCTGGCTATGGGGAAGGTATCCACTTCCACAGCATCTTCATTGTCACCCAACGTTTTCAGCAGCACCCAGAATCCCACAGAGGTGGATCAGGTCTACCTTCCATGTGCTCGTCCACCTTACTCTGAAGTCCACCAGGAACCGGCTGTGTTTCTGTCATCTGCCACATGTCCTCTTTCCCATCCCGCtccatcttcttcatcatcaAAGCCAAGTTCTGACACCCTTGAGTTTCCTATTAAATCAGACTGTGCTGCTCACCTTCGAAGCCCTTGCCAAAGGGAATTCCAGACACTTTCAGGTTCAAAGCAAACTCAATGCCAACAGGAGTCGGCTCGAGTCCCACCACCTCTCACTCCTCTTAACACCATAAAGAACTTCACACTGGGAGGGCCGAGTGCTGGAGGGCGCAGACTTTCTACTGTTTGCAGTCCACAGATTCTACCTCTGAGACCTATACTGCGTCCGAGGAAGTACCCCAGCAGACCCAGCAAGACCCCCGTTCACGAGCGCCCATTCTCGTGCCCAGCGGAAAGCTGCGACAGACGCTTCTCCCGCTCCGATGAGCTCACGAGGCACATCCGAACCCACACGGGCCACAAGCCCTTCCAGTGCCGCATCTGCATGCGGGGCTTTGGCCGCAGTGACCACCTGGCCACGcatgtgcgcacgcacacaggtGAGAAGCCCTTCGAGTGCGAGCAGTGCGGCCGGAGGTTCGCCAGGAGCGACGAGCGGAGGAGACACACGAGGGTGCATCTCAGACGGAGGGACCGGTTCTCCACTGAACCCTTGTTGGACGTGGGGGGTCCACAGGGTCTGAAACCATGA
- the LOC108932788 gene encoding 2-aminoethanethiol dioxygenase-like, with amino-acid sequence MPRDDMNSLIQRIARQALVTFRNPSAIGANSKAFQENHNILTGLVTQVRASDLRITPRKANGSPVSAPHNPPVTYMHICETDAFSMGVFLLKSGTCIPLHDHPGMNGILKVLYGKVRISCFDQVEKPGDVGCEGPFSPPLLPFQKEALRRSMVRSAGEYTEQSAPCVLTPHKDNLHQIEAVDGPTAFLDILAPPYDPDDGRDCHYYRVLQPLSEPGATRPESPEQKELLWLLEIPQPSEFWCGSEPYPGPQVSL; translated from the coding sequence ATGCCCCGGGACGACATGAACTCCCTCATACAAAGAATCGCGCGGCAAGCACTCGTCACATTCCGCAATCCGTCGGCCATCGGCGCCAACAGCAAAGCGTTTCAGGAGAACCACAACATACTCACCGGCCTGGTGACCCAAGTGCGCGCGTCCGACCTGAGGATCACGCCGCGGAAGGCGAACGGCTCCCCGGTGTCCGCACCGCACAACCCGCCCGTCACCTACATGCATATCTGTGAGACGGACGCCTTCAGCATGGGCGTGTTCCTGCTCAAGAGCGGCACGTGCATCCCGCTGCACGACCACCCTGGCATGAACGGCATCCTCAAGGTGCTCTACGGCAAGGTGCGCATCAGCTGCTTCGACCAGGTGGAGAAGCCCGGCGACGTGGGCTGCGAGGGCCCGTTCAGCCCGCCGCTGCTGCCGTTCCAGAAGGAGGCGCTGCGGCGCTCCATGGTGCGCTCTGCCGGGGAGTACACGGAGCAGAGCGCTCCGTGCGTGCTCACCCCGCACAAGGACAACCTGCACCAGATTGAAGCAGTGGATGGACCCACCGCCTTCCTGGACATCCTGGCGCCGCCGTACGACCCGGACGATGGCCGGGACTGCCACTATTACCGGGTCCTGCAGCCGCTGTCGGAACCCGGGGCCACGAGGCCCGAGAGCCCCGAGCAGAAGGAACTGCTGTGGCTGCTGGAGATCCCGCAACCCAGCGAGTTCTGGTGCGGGAGCGAACCGTACCCAGGCCCGCAGGTCTCCCTTTGA